A single window of Sphingobacterium sp. ML3W DNA harbors:
- a CDS encoding ABC transporter ATP-binding protein produces MKELAYLNKYFYKYRWKLVPGVIFVIISNYFGILPAKVIREAFDLVQENIYLYKLYNGFERQELIYKVFGSSLLFFGTVVLLLSLLRGIFLFMMRQTIILTSRHIEYDLKNEIYRHYQKLDFAFFRRNNTGDLMSRATEDVNQVRNYLGPAIMYAINTVVLSIMVIYAMYDVNARLATYALIPIPILSVVILFVNKIINKRSEKIQKQLARLASFVQENFAGIRVIKTYNREKYKMDAFEDESTIYRNTALSLVKVQAVFFPLILLLVGLSTIITIYVGGIEVAKGTITAGNIAEFIIYVNQLTFPAMSLAWVTSLVQRASASQKRINEFLNTNSPIVNGTNRKTLTGDLKVENISFTYPETGIQAIKDLSFHIQAGKTLAIIGKTGSGKSTLANLLLRMYDIDKGSIKYDDTPIPELDFQDLRQQIGFVPQEIFLFSDTISNNIAFGIDHFTQEQVEQAAKDAAVYENIIAFDEGFETSVGERGITLSGGQKQRVSIARALIKEPKILIFDDCLSAVDTKTEEQILTSLSRIMKGKTCVFIAHRVSTIKNADKIIVLDDGKIAEEGSHEELMNLKGQYFELHEKQLLEAI; encoded by the coding sequence ATGAAAGAATTAGCTTATTTAAATAAATACTTCTACAAGTACCGCTGGAAATTAGTTCCAGGTGTTATTTTCGTCATCATTTCGAATTACTTTGGTATCCTTCCTGCAAAAGTCATTCGTGAGGCTTTTGACCTGGTTCAGGAAAACATCTATTTATATAAACTCTATAATGGATTTGAAAGACAGGAACTCATCTATAAGGTTTTTGGTTCAAGTTTGTTGTTTTTTGGAACAGTTGTATTATTACTGTCCTTACTAAGAGGTATATTCCTTTTTATGATGCGCCAGACAATTATCTTGACATCGCGTCATATTGAATATGATTTAAAAAATGAGATCTATAGGCATTATCAAAAATTAGATTTTGCTTTTTTTAGGCGGAACAATACAGGAGACCTAATGAGTAGGGCTACTGAAGATGTCAATCAGGTGCGGAATTATCTGGGGCCTGCCATCATGTATGCAATCAATACTGTTGTCTTATCGATTATGGTCATTTATGCCATGTATGACGTCAATGCGCGCTTGGCGACCTATGCGCTTATCCCTATCCCAATCCTTTCAGTTGTTATTTTATTCGTCAATAAAATCATCAACAAGAGAAGTGAAAAAATTCAAAAACAACTGGCTCGTTTAGCATCTTTTGTACAAGAGAATTTCGCTGGAATTAGAGTTATTAAAACATACAATCGCGAAAAATATAAAATGGATGCCTTTGAAGACGAGAGCACAATATACCGAAATACTGCTTTGTCATTGGTAAAGGTACAAGCTGTTTTCTTTCCTTTAATATTATTGCTAGTAGGCTTAAGTACAATTATAACAATTTATGTCGGTGGTATTGAAGTTGCAAAAGGAACGATTACCGCCGGTAATATTGCTGAATTCATTATTTACGTCAACCAATTAACCTTCCCTGCCATGTCTTTAGCATGGGTAACTTCACTAGTCCAAAGAGCATCAGCTTCTCAAAAAAGAATTAATGAATTTTTGAACACAAACTCACCGATTGTTAATGGAACAAATAGAAAAACACTTACTGGGGATCTAAAAGTAGAGAACATTTCGTTTACCTATCCAGAAACCGGCATTCAAGCTATCAAAGATCTATCTTTCCATATTCAAGCAGGAAAAACTCTTGCTATTATTGGGAAGACGGGTTCTGGAAAATCGACGTTAGCCAATCTACTCCTCCGTATGTATGATATCGACAAAGGGAGTATTAAATACGACGACACCCCTATTCCAGAGCTTGATTTTCAAGATTTAAGACAACAGATAGGTTTTGTACCCCAAGAAATTTTTCTATTTTCGGATACCATCAGTAACAATATTGCCTTCGGAATTGACCATTTTACGCAAGAACAGGTGGAGCAAGCGGCTAAAGATGCAGCTGTGTATGAAAACATCATCGCATTTGATGAGGGTTTTGAAACGTCTGTGGGCGAACGTGGCATTACATTGTCGGGCGGACAGAAACAAAGAGTCTCTATCGCTCGGGCACTAATTAAGGAGCCTAAGATATTAATCTTTGACGATTGTTTATCAGCAGTAGATACCAAGACGGAAGAGCAGATACTTACTTCTCTAAGTCGTATCATGAAAGGAAAAACCTGCGTTTTTATTGCTCATCGTGTGTCTACAATCAAAAATGCGGATAAAATCATTGTCTTAGATGATGGGAAAATTGCAGAAGAGGGTTCTCATGAAGAACTCATGAACTTAAAGGGACAATACTTTGAATTGCATGAGAAACAATTGCTAGAGGCCATATAG
- a CDS encoding zinc-dependent peptidase codes for MEKLFIIILVPAAIYFVYFLLNKTEKNSKAIRRVLSQEGKGILEKEVSYYQRLSATDKIEFEERCLHFLDQIAVEGVGVEVSLKDYMLVAASAIIPVFAFKKWEYANLTTVMLYPNTFNPDYQFEGNQDRTILGMVGEGAMNGQMILSKAALEAGFANTKDGQNTAIHEFVHLLDKTDGEVDGLPDFLVDHTYTLAWLEMIRKEIIKIQDGKSDIDPYGITNRAEFFAVASEYFFENPDRLKSHHPDLYRALCIVFKQDLSFA; via the coding sequence ATGGAGAAATTGTTTATTATCATTTTGGTTCCTGCTGCTATTTACTTTGTCTATTTTCTATTAAATAAAACAGAGAAAAACAGTAAAGCCATTAGAAGGGTTTTGAGTCAGGAAGGTAAGGGTATTTTAGAAAAGGAAGTGTCTTATTATCAGCGTCTGAGTGCTACCGATAAAATTGAATTTGAAGAACGTTGCCTGCATTTTTTGGACCAGATTGCTGTCGAAGGAGTCGGGGTTGAAGTTTCTTTAAAAGACTACATGCTTGTTGCAGCAAGTGCTATCATACCTGTTTTTGCTTTTAAAAAATGGGAATATGCCAACTTAACAACAGTAATGCTCTATCCAAATACATTTAATCCAGATTACCAATTTGAGGGCAATCAAGATCGTACCATTTTAGGTATGGTTGGAGAAGGCGCTATGAACGGTCAAATGATTTTATCAAAAGCAGCGCTAGAAGCTGGTTTCGCAAATACAAAAGATGGCCAAAATACTGCCATTCATGAATTTGTCCATTTATTGGATAAGACGGATGGGGAAGTGGACGGTTTACCTGATTTTTTAGTGGATCATACTTACACCTTAGCTTGGTTAGAAATGATACGAAAAGAAATTATCAAAATTCAAGATGGTAAATCGGATATTGATCCATATGGTATTACGAATAGAGCCGAGTTTTTCGCTGTAGCATCTGAGTATTTTTTCGAGAATCCAGATCGCCTAAAAAGTCACCATCCCGATTTGTATAGAGCTTTATGCATCGTTTTTAAACAGGATCTAAGCTTCGCTTAA
- a CDS encoding Dps family protein → MKAKIGIKEVDLAKVAAILNNLLADESIVYQKTRNAHWNVEGPDFHAAHLFLEEQYNELAEIIDEVAERIRKIGHYAVGSYSKYLEMTHLQETQYEHTDSKGFYKELLSDHESVIMNIRGNLDAVDKAGDQASEDFLVGLLAQHEKMAWMLRAHTA, encoded by the coding sequence ATGAAAGCAAAAATTGGTATTAAAGAAGTAGATTTGGCTAAGGTAGCCGCTATTTTAAATAATCTATTAGCTGACGAGAGTATCGTATATCAGAAAACGAGAAATGCACACTGGAATGTAGAAGGTCCTGATTTTCATGCGGCGCATCTATTTTTGGAAGAACAATATAATGAGTTGGCTGAAATCATTGATGAGGTAGCCGAGCGTATCCGTAAGATTGGACATTATGCAGTGGGGTCATATTCAAAATATTTAGAAATGACTCATCTACAGGAAACCCAATATGAGCATACAGATAGTAAAGGTTTTTATAAGGAATTGCTGTCAGATCACGAGTCTGTTATTATGAATATAAGAGGAAATTTGGATGCTGTCGATAAAGCGGGAGACCAAGCATCAGAAGATTTCTTAGTGGGTTTATTGGCGCAACATGAAAAAATGGCGTGGATGTTACGTGCCCATACAGCTTAA